One genomic region from Gadus morhua chromosome 9, gadMor3.0, whole genome shotgun sequence encodes:
- the cdkn1bb gene encoding cyclin dependent kinase inhibitor 1Bb: MSNVRLSNGSPTLERTDARVSEHPKPSFCRTLFGPVDHEELKRELKGHFKEMEDDASAKWNFDFANHKPLKNGRFKWDLVDCKDLPDFYNQPPRSSRSSTYSTGNNNVDFNGNRSCGGMGSARTPPAESERCESQMDGSEQSQGQRKRPACNDTAPQSKRSYTSSDEVRQNVTRSAEHTPRKSSPKTQT, encoded by the exons ATGTCAAATGTTCGTCTGTCGAACGGGAGTCCGACGTTGGAGCGGACGGATGCCCGGGTGTCTGAGCACCCGAAACCGTCCTTTTGCAGAACTCTTTTCGGCCCCGTGGACCACGAAGAGTTAAAGAGGGAATTAAAGGGACATTTCAAGGAGATGGAAGATGATGCCTCTGCAAAATGGAACTTCGACTTCGCGAACCATAAGCCGCTGAAGAACGGGAGGTTCAAGTGGGACTTGGTGGATTGTAAAGACCTTCCCGATTTCTACAACCAACCTCCTCGCTCGTCGAGATCGTCGACGTACTCCACTGGGAATAACAACGTGGATTTTAACGGGAATCGTAGTTGTGGTGGGATGGGAAGTGCCCGGACGCCCCCCGCAGAGAGCGAGCGATGCGAGAGTCAGATGGACGGTAGCGAGCAGAGCCAAGGACAGCGGAAAAGACCTGCCTGCAACG acACTGCGCCCCAAAGTAAAAGGTCATACACAAGTTCGGATGAAGTTCGGCAAAACGTGACACGTTCGGCCGAGCACACACCAAGAAAGTCCAGTCCCAAGACACAGACGTGA